A region from the Nocardioides exalbidus genome encodes:
- a CDS encoding metal ABC transporter substrate-binding protein has product MSPVTRSLSLTLSLLTASALLAGCGQSGGDSSGNGRQAVAAFYPLAWVTGRVAGDGWTVDNLTQPGQEPHDLSLDIKQTAEVESADLVVLEEGFQPAVDAAAENTDADVLDVTSVIDLMPADHSEESHEGETEEEHAEHAEDGHDHGDVDPHFWLDPLLVADFADSVAGELSDIDPDNATTYADNASSLRTDLEQLDQEYTDGLASCTRTTTVVSHDAFSYMSRYGLDFEPIAGLSPESEPTAADLARLQELIDADGVTTVFSERLVSPKMAETLAGDMGITSAVLDPIEGLSDDTAGEDYLSIMRENLAALQKANDCS; this is encoded by the coding sequence ATGTCGCCTGTCACCCGCTCGCTCTCCCTCACCCTCAGCCTCCTGACCGCCTCCGCCCTCCTTGCCGGCTGCGGTCAGTCGGGAGGTGACTCGTCCGGGAATGGTCGCCAGGCGGTCGCCGCGTTCTACCCGCTGGCATGGGTGACCGGGCGGGTGGCGGGCGACGGCTGGACGGTCGACAACCTCACCCAGCCCGGCCAGGAGCCGCACGACCTCAGCCTCGACATCAAGCAGACCGCCGAGGTCGAGAGCGCCGACCTCGTCGTGCTGGAGGAGGGCTTCCAGCCAGCCGTCGACGCCGCGGCCGAGAACACCGACGCCGACGTCCTCGACGTCACCTCGGTCATCGACCTGATGCCGGCCGACCACAGCGAGGAGTCGCACGAGGGCGAGACCGAGGAGGAGCACGCCGAGCACGCCGAGGACGGCCACGACCACGGCGACGTCGACCCGCACTTCTGGCTCGACCCGCTCCTCGTGGCCGACTTCGCCGACTCCGTCGCCGGCGAGCTGTCCGACATCGACCCCGACAACGCGACCACGTACGCCGACAACGCCTCGTCGCTGCGCACCGACCTGGAGCAGCTGGACCAGGAGTACACCGACGGCCTGGCGAGCTGCACCCGGACCACCACGGTGGTCAGCCACGACGCGTTCAGCTACATGTCGCGCTACGGCCTCGACTTCGAGCCGATCGCAGGCCTCTCGCCCGAGTCCGAGCCCACCGCTGCCGACCTGGCACGCCTGCAGGAGCTGATCGACGCGGACGGCGTGACCACGGTCTTCTCCGAGCGGCTCGTGAGCCCGAAGATGGCCGAGACGCTCGCGGGCGACATGGGCATCACCAGTGCGGTGCTCGACCC
- a CDS encoding glycine--tRNA ligase encodes MAKPAPTALDNVVSLAKRRGFVYPCGEIYGGTKSAWDYGPLGVELKENIKRQWWRFMVTRRDDVVGLDSSVILPTRTWEASGHLSTFSDPLVECQSCHKRFREDHLQEDYASKKGSPDNPIDPDTVDINELIACPNCGTRNAWTPPRNFNMMLKTYLGVIEDESGLHYLRPETAQGIFLNFANVVTSSRSKPPFGIAQMGKSFRNEITPGNFIFRTREFEQMEMEFFVKPGEDDEWFRYWIEERTRWYVDLGINPDNLRHYEHPQEKLSHYSKGTTDIEYRFGFSGRDFEELEGIANRTDFDLKQHSEFSGKDLSYYDQAADERYLPYVIEPAAGLTRSLMAFLIDAYTEDEAPNTKGGVDKRVVLKLDPRLAPVKVAVLPLSRNADLSPKAKALAAELRENWNVEFDDSGAIGRRYRRQDEIGTPFCVTVDFETLDDHAVTVRERDTMSQERVSLDGISAYFASKLLGC; translated from the coding sequence GTGGCCAAGCCCGCTCCGACCGCCCTGGACAACGTCGTCTCCCTGGCCAAGCGCCGAGGTTTCGTCTACCCCTGCGGTGAGATCTACGGCGGCACGAAGTCGGCCTGGGACTACGGGCCGCTCGGCGTCGAGCTCAAGGAGAACATCAAGCGCCAGTGGTGGCGGTTCATGGTCACCCGCCGCGACGACGTCGTCGGCCTCGACTCGAGCGTCATCCTGCCGACGCGCACCTGGGAGGCCAGCGGCCACCTGAGCACCTTCAGCGACCCGCTGGTCGAGTGCCAGTCGTGCCACAAGCGCTTCCGCGAGGACCACCTGCAGGAGGACTACGCGTCGAAGAAGGGGAGCCCGGACAACCCCATCGACCCCGACACGGTCGACATCAACGAGCTCATCGCGTGCCCCAACTGCGGCACCCGCAACGCGTGGACCCCGCCGCGCAACTTCAACATGATGCTCAAGACCTACCTCGGCGTGATCGAGGACGAGTCCGGCCTGCACTACCTCCGGCCCGAGACCGCGCAGGGCATCTTCCTCAACTTCGCCAACGTGGTGACCTCGAGCCGCTCGAAGCCGCCCTTCGGCATCGCCCAGATGGGCAAGAGCTTCCGCAACGAGATCACCCCCGGCAACTTCATCTTCCGCACCCGCGAGTTCGAGCAGATGGAGATGGAGTTCTTCGTCAAGCCCGGCGAGGACGACGAGTGGTTCCGCTACTGGATCGAGGAGCGCACCCGCTGGTACGTCGACCTCGGCATCAACCCCGACAACCTGCGCCACTACGAGCACCCGCAGGAGAAGCTGTCGCACTACTCCAAGGGCACGACCGACATCGAGTACCGCTTCGGGTTCTCGGGTCGTGACTTCGAGGAGCTCGAGGGCATCGCCAACCGCACCGACTTCGACCTCAAGCAGCACAGCGAGTTCTCCGGCAAGGACCTGTCCTACTACGACCAGGCCGCCGACGAGCGCTACCTGCCTTACGTCATCGAGCCGGCCGCCGGTCTCACCCGCTCGCTGATGGCGTTCCTCATCGACGCCTACACCGAGGACGAGGCGCCCAACACCAAGGGCGGCGTCGACAAGCGCGTCGTGCTCAAGCTCGACCCGCGCCTGGCCCCGGTCAAGGTCGCCGTGCTCCCGCTCAGCCGCAACGCCGACCTCTCGCCCAAGGCGAAGGCGCTCGCCGCCGAGCTGCGCGAGAACTGGAACGTCGAGTTCGACGACTCCGGTGCGATCGGTCGCCGCTACCGCCGCCAGGACGAGATCGGTACGCCGTTCTGCGTGACGGTCGACTTCGAGACGCTCGACGACCACGCGGTCACCGTGCGTGAGCGCGACACGATGTCGCAGGAGCGGGTCAGCCTCGACGGGATCTCGGCCTACTTCGCGAGCAAGCTCCTCGGCTGCTAA
- a CDS encoding antibiotic biosynthesis monooxygenase family protein — protein MLVVTRLRTPTSDPGAEQDLRAGLLQALGILESKPGFVTGGVGRNVDDPTLWVLTTRWENVGSYRRALGSYEGKMHIQPLMVHALDEPSAYEVVEEGTDLNQSIPRRRPEEGEGRARLEGSIG, from the coding sequence GTGCTCGTCGTCACCCGCCTCCGTACGCCGACCTCCGACCCCGGCGCGGAACAGGACCTGCGCGCGGGGCTCCTGCAGGCGCTCGGCATCCTCGAGTCCAAGCCGGGCTTCGTCACCGGCGGCGTCGGCCGCAACGTCGACGACCCGACCCTGTGGGTATTGACCACCCGCTGGGAGAACGTGGGTTCGTACCGGCGCGCGCTGGGGTCCTACGAGGGGAAGATGCACATCCAGCCACTGATGGTGCACGCCCTCGACGAGCCGAGCGCCTACGAGGTCGTGGAGGAGGGGACCGACCTCAACCAATCCATTCCGCGGCGCCGTCCTGAGGAGGGCGAGGGACGAGCCCGTCTCGAAGGGTCGATAGGCTGA